The genomic region AGGAGCGCACACCTGGACCCACGACGTCGTGGGAAGTGCCAGGGTCAGACCCGCCGCGAGGCGCCGCGCTCGCCGAAGCGCGTCCAGAGCAGCAGCACGATGACGGCGCCGATGACCGAGCCGATCAGCCCCGAGGGCTGCAGGAAGCCGTCCTGCGAGTCCTTGTGGAACAGCACGTAGCCGAGGAAGCCGC from Motilibacter peucedani harbors:
- a CDS encoding GlsB/YeaQ/YmgE family stress response membrane protein, producing MLGLIVTIIVVGLIAGALARLIVPGRQSMSIAMTVVLGIVGSLVGGFLGYVLFHKDSQDGFLQPSGLIGSVIGAVIVLLLWTRFGERGASRRV